The genomic region NNNNNNNNNNNNNNNNNNNNNNNNNNNNNNNNNNNNNNNNNNNNNNNNNNNNNNNNNNNNNNNNNNNNNNNNNNNNNNNNNNNNNNNNNNNNNNNNNNNNNNNNNNNNNNNNNNNNNNNNNNNNNNNNNNNNNNNNNNNNNNNNNNNNNNNNNNNNNNNNNNNNNNNNNNNNNNNNNNNNNNNNNNNNNNNNNNNNNNNNNNNNNNNNNNNNNNNNNNNNNNNNNNNNNNNNNNNNNNNNNNNNNNNNNNNNNNNNNNNNNNNNNNNNNNNNNNNNNNNNNNNNNNNNNNNNNNNNNNNNNNNNNNNNNNNNNNNNNNNNNNNNNNNNNNNNNNNNNNNNNNNNNNNNNNNNNNNNNNNNNNNNNNNNNNNNNNNNNNNNNNNNNNNNNNNNNNNNNNNNNNNNNNNNNNNNNNNNNNNNNNNNNNNNNNNNNNNNNNNNNNNNNNNNNNNNNNNNNNNNNNNNNNNNNNNNNNNNNNNNNNNNNNNNNNNNNNNNNNNNNNNNNNNNNNNNNNNNNNNNNNNNNNNNNNNNNNNNNNNNNNNNNNNNNNNNNNNNNNNNNNNNNNNNNNNNNNNNNNNNNNNNNNNNNNNNNNNNNNNNNNNNNNNNNNNNNNNNNNNNNNNNNNNNNNNNNNNNNNNNNNNNNNNNNNNNNNNNNNNNNNNNNNNNNNNNNNNNNNNNNNNNNNNNNNNNNNNNNNNNNNNNNNNNNNNNNNNNNNNNNNNNNNNNNNNNNNNNNNNNNNNNNNNNNNNNNNNNNNNNNNNNNNNNNNNNNNNNNNNNNNNNNNGGGTGCGGGCGGCCGCGAGCGGGCGCGGCACGCGGCGGTGGCACGGACAGGTGCGGGGCGGAGCgggcgagctcggcagcggcggctacAACGTCGGAGCTAGAGCGCAAGCTCGCGTGCGGTTGAGGCATATGGACGAGGCGAACATTTTAAGGTCGCGGTGCGTTGGACGCCTCCAACTTAACACGTCGGTCGATCTATTTTGCCACCTGTTACCATTCAAAACGGACAGAATCTGGACAAAACGGATGTTGGTTTGTGGTCGTGTGGAAGTTGGCCTTAGGCCTTCTCAAATCTCTCTCTCACCCATACCCTCCTTCCGCAGTCCGCACCAACCTGTCAGAGAAACCCTAAACCTCGCAAACTGCGGCCATGCCGAAGGTCTACGGCACCGGCGTCTTCGAGTTCCGGCACCCCCGCGCCGCCGAGTACCCGCTCCCCGCCGAAGTCTCCACCTCAGCGGCACCTGACAAGCCCCCCGCCTCCACTGGCGTCTCCATCACACTCCTCGACATCCAGCGCGACCGCCTCACCCGCGCTGCCGCGGAGCACTGGGGCTcgccagcagccgccgccgccttcgatgCTGACCTCGTAAGGGAGATCTACGCCACTGAGCTCCGTGTGGAGGGCCGCGGTCGCAAGACGGTCCCGCTTCACCGTGTCATGATCCTGGAGGTCAGCCAGTACCTCGAGAACTACCTTTGGCCGCACTTCGATCCAGATGACGCGTCCTTTGAGCACGTCATGTCCATGATCCTNNNNNNNNNNNNNNNNNNNNNNNNNNNNNNNNNNNNNNNNNNNNNNNNNNNNNNNNNNNNNNNNNNNNNNNNNNNNNNNNNNNNNNNNNNNNNNNNNNNNNNNNNNNNNNNNNNNNNNNNNNNNNNNNNNNNNNNNNNNNNNNNNNNNNNNNNNNNNNNNNNNNNNNNNNNNNNNNNNNNNNNNNNNNNNNNNNNNNNNNNNNNNNNNNNNNNNNNNNNNNNNNNNNNNNNNNNNNTTACCAATCAATGGTAGCTTATTTCTCTGCTATTTGTAGGGTCTGACATGGTTTGGATTTTGTGTGCAGTTTCGAGAGAATGTGGCGGTATGGACATCCTTCCATGCCCGGAAGGACGCGTTCAAAGGCTTCCTATGGCGCGTTCTCAAGCTGAAGGAAGAGGCGTGTTCAATTTGATGCACTTGCCACTCAATTTTTTTGATACACTTGTCCATTTGCTCACTATGCTTTGCCTATGAATGTATTTCTAGTAAAACAGAGCCTCTGTAGGCTGGAGAAGCATAATTAGCAAAACAATGAAATTTGGTTTCTCTTTGTGTCTCTACTTTCAGTAGTTTTTGGTGGAACTTTTTCAACAAAGGCGGTTTTGGTCTATGTTCAGCAGATTGCTCTGGGCGAGATTTTGTTAGGACGAGCTTAGTGGTTGGTAGCAACCAGTAGAGGTAGTCATAGGCTCAGTGGGACCAAACTTGCATTTTGTGTGCTGCAACTACCAGAATTGTGTTTGATTTATGAGATTTACTGAGTAGTCACTGGCCAGAATGTATTTTCTCAGTGTTCTTGGGAATGTGGAATATCCTGACAAAACATGAGAAGTTAGTAGTATGGAATGATGTGTTTGTCCCCTGAGCACCTGTTAATTGTGGACTGAAGTTTTTCCTGATGCTTGGTGTTGATTTTTTGTAGATTCAATGTAAACCATGCGTTGATTGATCTCTGTATCCGTTTACTTACTTTTTTCCATACTTCTGCTTACTGTGAGGCAAACAGTTTTATTGCCTATTCAGTTCCATGCTGAATCTTATGTTTATGTTTTTTCAAATGAACAAATGGATATCTTCCCACATTTTTGCTGAATTTTGTCTTGTCCTTATGTTGTCTGCAGGATAGGGATGTTAGTATGGCAGAGAAGACAAACTACCTCTTGTTTATGATAAACGCATTTCAGGTATTTACTACACGCTCTACGAAAATGAAGGGAAATTAGCATTATCTTTCAAATACCACAATGTGGGTTGCTATGTTGTTTGACATGTATTTCCTCACAACTTTCTATCAAATTGTTATATATGCACTGGTTGTTTAAGGTTATGAATCCCTGCTCTAATGACTTCGAAGTTGGCTGTGTGGAGGCTGCTCATTTATGTACTGTTGTTTAATTTGCGCATGCTCTCCATGCCCCCTTAACTCATGCTTTACTGCAGAGTTTGGAGGATGAAATTGTCCGGGAAACTATACTCCAGGTGGTAAGCTTAAAGTTGTGGCATACTCTTTCTTTTGGACGACTTCAGGTAATTCAAAGTTTTTCTCCCCTCAGACTAGCTTGTTTGTGCTTCTCATAGTTCCTTATTGTTTCAAACATCTACAGATGGAGCTTTGCCTTAATCCTGAATTGATTAAGAAGTGGacaaaaattaaaagaaaagaagcaaaggaaggaaaAAAGGCTGGGAAAACTGGTAATTCTTCAGAAATGCTTGAGAATAAATTCCTTAGGAACCTAATGGAAGAATTCCTGGAGGTACACCTTGAAAATTGTTCCAATTTAATAGTGTTTCTACATATGGATTGTGCTTAACCCTCACCATGAAACTTCTGTAGGTTCTTGATTCAAAGGTCATATTATCTAGTCAAGATGGTGGAGAAGAATCTGTCTTTAATGAATCACTTAGTGGGCAGGTTGATAATTCTAGTGTCTTGTATTGTGAAAGATTCATGGAATTTCTGATTGATATGTTGAGCCAGCTTCCTACGAGAAGGTAGTATGCGTACACTTTTGTCACTGGTAGCATCAAGCTGCATCTTTGACTAGTATATGCGAGCAAATTGCACTCTAGGTTATTCAACATTTCAAGTGTGTTCCACTTAAATCAAAGAACCTGGGAACTCAACATCCTTCTTCACTTGGTCTGATTGATTCAGGTCAGACTTGCAGGTCCTTATGAAACATAGCATCTATGTTAAGGACTAAGGtgcaatctactccctccgttcggcattacttgtcacaaaaatgaataaaaatggatgtatctacaactaaaatacatctagatacattcattttttggacaagtaattccgaacggagggagtatgtgttagAGGCCTAGGGAGTTTCATCTCTCAAGTTACTAAATTTAAACGGTGTCCCATTTGAGTTAGACTCAGGtgcaatttatttcagaataacTGTCTCTCTCCTTTGACAATACAGATTTCAAAGCCCCCTTGCATATGAAATAAAGTCATACACATAAGTTGTTATGATCCTTTCCACCACGAGCATTTGTAACTCCAGATATTTTACTGTTGTCTATGGTGTTAATCTTCCTGTTGTTCTTTGTCCATGTATTGTGACAACTAGAGATCATTTTTGTGATTTGCTAGTCGTGCTTGCTCTTTTCATATCCATGAAACTGTTATAGACTACAGTACAGTTCAGCTGTTTTGATTAGATAAGATTTAACTGTCACCTTTTGGTTTCATACTCGAGATACAATTGCATTACTTATTTGATTAGATCTCACTAAGAGGTGCTTTTCTTGGTTTGCCAAGATTGTTTGGTAAGTGGTTGTTTGGATAGCAGGCGGGATATGGAAAACGAGTTTGTAGCAGGGTTTTAGCAAAATCAGTTTTACTAATTGATTTCTGGATTACCGATTTACACAATAACATGTTTGGGTTTGGAAAAGGGTAAAACTGGCTTGTATATTTCCTTGTTTGGATAGATAACAATTAGCTTCCTTCTGTGACCTTCTCTCTCTTaccccctccggtcctttttagtctcatataagttttgtccgaagtcaaagtatctctattttGACCGAACTTGtataaaaaagtatcaacattcacaatgccaaatcaatattgttagattcattatgaagtgtagtttcatagtatatatatttggtattgcagatgtcgatattttttaatataaatttggtcaaagtttacaaagtttgacttgacacaaatctaatacgcggagtaaaaaggaccggagggagtactaacccCAATTTTGGCCATTGCTGATGGCTTCGCAAGCTCCACTTGCGATTCTTCTTCTGTAGTTTGTTCTCAGCCTGTAGACGCCGGTGCACTCCTCCCCTTTCTTTGCGATGCCGGTGCACTCCTCCGGATGGGTCAGCCTCGACGAGTTCGCGCGCAGAGGCTTCCCTGGTCGCCCATAGGCTCTGCACAAGGAGAGCTGCTGCTCGCGTTCATCCCGCAGTCTGCCGCCCCTCGGCGCTTGCCGTACAGGAGCGTCCCTCGTCGGCCCGCATAGGCTCTGCTTGGGGAGCTGCTCGCCTGCTCCTCGAGTCCATCCCGCAGGTCCACCGCCCCTTGACGCTGGCTGTCCAGGAGCATCCCTTGTCGGCCCCGCATAGGATCTGCGCGGGTAGAACTGCTCCTCGAGTTCATCCTGCAGGTCCGCCGTCCCTTGATGCCGGACGTCCAGAGCATCCCTCTCGGCACCACATAGGTTCTGCTCGGGTCGAGCTCATTCGCAGGTCCGCCGCCCCTCGACGCTGGCCGTCCAGGCGCATCCGTACCTGGAAGCGCAGATCTCAAGGGAGTGCTTGATGCCGGCCACCCTGACGGCGGCCATGTCGAGGCTGGAGGTGAGCGGCAAAGAACGCAAAACTGGCGCCACGAAGCTGTTGGGAAACGAGCAGTCGGAGGGGGAAGCAGTTACGATCATGTATATAGCGATCACGATTTTGGAAAAATGGATAATATTCGATTTCCCACAAACCTGAAATCCAGGGTTTTGGAGAACCAAGTTTCCTATATACGTGGATTAGTGATCATAGGCAAACAAGATTTTATTCTGTTGAACCGTTTTCCTGGTTTATATAAAACATATTCTGTACAATGCCTAAGTCTCTTAATTGGGAGATTCATGCATGTGCATCTGGACAAGGAAATAATAGTTAGAAGTTCTCTCTCTTCTCTCATCCATGCCTTGGAGCCTTGAGGCGTGGCATGGGGGAAGAGCTCCAAGTCCTGCCAAGCAAGGGCAGGTGGCCCCTTGGTCGTTGCACCCTTTTTTAACCATGCACATGACATAAACATGTTCTCATTTGTATTTCTTTTACATTCTTGTGAAGGTACTTCCTTTCTTTATCTAGCAACATCTAACTGCATTCATAAAGTGAAACATCTTGGTTCTGTTAAACCTTGCTGGCAACTGACAGTGTTAGCCAAATTTTATTTTTCCATGTATAATGTATTCTGTATGTAGTATTGTaattatgtatatatgttctccATTAATGTTGTTTAATATGCAGATTTCTAAGGCCGCTTATCGCTGATGTTGCTGTTGTTGCCAAGTGCCACTTAAGCATGCTTTATGCTCATGAAAAGGGGCGTCTTTTTGCACAATTGGTGGACTTACTTCAGTTCTACGAAGGCTTTGAGATTAATGATCATTCTGGGACACAGCTTAGTGATGATGATGTCTTGCAGGCTCACTATTCTCGTTTCCAAGCTTTTCAGCTGCTAGCATTCAAACAAGTGCCTAAGGTGTCTGCCTTATTATTTATGCTGTTACAAATTCTTTACACTGATTTCCttgataatactccctccatccaaaatgCAAGACTTATTTGTTGTGTCCTAAGTCAAACTTTTTAAAGTCTGACCGAGTTTGTAGAAATAAATATTGATATCTATAATACCAAATAAATACACTGAGAATATATTTCAGGATGTATCTATTAGTATTGGTTTGGTATTATAGATGCTGATTTTTTTTTTCTACACACTTGGTCCAACATATTAGAACTGCTAGCTCTAGCTACGATACCAATTGTTAGAATCACTAGCTTTTCTCTAGCTCTCACCCAGGACTCTCTAAAGAGATGtgcttcacacacacacacaaagagctACTACTAGTGGGAAGCTTTATTAGATATCTCAACTGCTACTAGCTCTCACCCAGGACTCTCATTCTGTAGAGGCTGTAGGGACAGGGTTGCAGCGACCGGCCTGCTACAGCAACCAACATTGCTACAGTGGTACAGCTCATATCTAGTTCACCTATTGCACAACTCGTACCCAAGTAGATGACAACTCATATATAGTTAGGGATAACTATTGAGTGATGACATATGCCATGACATCATATTCTTCTTGGCTAAGGTTTCATGATGTCCCTCAACATCCAACTCAATTTGACTTTTTCCTTCTCATGCATGCATTTCTTTGGTATATGACAAGATTAGTTCTAATACAAATAAAAAGGTTTCACTTATGACAAACATAAGACTACATTTTGGGTAGGGGTGGCCGGTGGGTACTAGTTATTACTGAAGGCAAATAGTATAATTTCTCTTCATTTGTCAATTGATGCAGTTGCGAGACCTTGCCTTGTGTAATATTGGTTCAATCCATAAGCGTGCTGATTTAACAAAGAAGCTGCTTGTCTTGTCAGATATGGAACTGCAAGATCTGGTTTGCAATAAGGTGAGCAATTTATATGTTCATTTCATTTCTCTGTGCTTCTTGTTTCTTTAAAAATAACCACCAGATTGTGACTGTTAGTTGTAAATATTATCTGGGTATTATTCCCTTCAAATACAttaccatgtactccctccgtcccataatataagagcgtttttgacgctagtgtagtgtcaaaaatgctcttatattatgggacggagggaatacaatgcaaggtgcttaatAAAATAGACTGTTTTTTTTTCTTAAGCACCAGTGCTTATTTCTATAGCTGAGGTGCCTAATTAAGCATCTGCCctctacaaataagcaccggtgcttaaacaAAAACCGGTCTATTTTTGTAAGCACCTCTCCAAGCACCTTGCACTGTAGATGGTTTTAAGCTGGATATATTTCCTCTTTTGCTATTTGTCACTGAAGGTCTATTTTTTGGGTTGTGCTGTTCAGTGTTAACGCGAAAGTTCTGATGGAATGCATGCATACCTACAAGACCACTGCTCGGATAAAAGGACAAAACATCTTTATACATGTTCCTCATCATTCGTTACAGATTAAATGGCAACTGCAGTCAAGTAAACGTAATGTAAATAACACGTAGATCAGAGAAGTCAGCGTCATGGCAGCAACCATTACCTTGTTTGCATGCACTACTAAATGACATAGTAAAATGTGGATGCTTGCATATATTTAGCTTTAAAAAGTAGAAAACACTCCGTAGTTCCTTTATTTCTCATTGCTTATCAGTGCTAGACTTGGACATGTTATGCGTACAAAGTTGGAAAACAGTCATTTGATGTACTAATATCTTCTATAAACAGCTTAAAATAATTTCAGAGAAGGATCCATGGACTGAAAGGCGTGATTTCCTTATCGAGGTCCTAGTTGCTTTTTTTGAGAAGCGTCAATCCCAGAAAGATGCAGTTAATGCACTTCCTCTTTATCCAAATGAACAGATCATGTGGGATGAGAGCCTTGTTCCTAGCATCAATTATTCTGGAGAAGGCTGTCTTGCCCTCCCAAAACTCAATCTCCAATTTCTGACACTTCATGATTATTTGCTGAGGAATTTTAATCTCTTTCGTCTTGAATCAACATATGAAATTCGCGAAGATATTCAGGAAGCTGTTCCTCATCTACATGCTTACATCAACAATGAGGGGGACACTTCCTTTCGTGGATGGTCCAGGATGGCTGTTCCAATCAAAGAATTTAGGATCACACAAGTGAAGCAACCAAACATTGGAGAGGTTAAGCCTTCTGCTGTAACTGCTGATGTTACTTTTAGCATATCAAGCTACAGACCACAGATAAAATCTGAGTGGGATGCTCTGAAAGAGCATGATGTGTTATTTTTGTTGTCAATCTGCCCATCTTTTGAACCTCTTAGCCCTGAGGAGGCTGCAAAATCAACTGTGTCTGAAAGGTTAGGATTGCAATATGTACGTGGTTGTGAGGTGATTGAAATCCGTGATGAGGAAGGGGGACTCATGAATGACTATACAGGAAGGGTAAAGAGGGATGAGTGGAAATCTCCAAAGGGTGAGATTCGTACAGTTAAAATTGCCTTAGATACAGCACAGTATCACATTGATGCTACTGAGTTAGCAGAGAAGGGTGCAGAAAATGTTTATGGGACATTTAATATTATAATGAGAAGGAAACCCAAGGAAAATAATTTCAAAGCTATCCTAGAATCCATACGTGATctaatgaatgaaacatgtgtagTTCCTGAATGGTTGCATAACATATTCTTGGGTTACGGAAATCCTTCTGCCGCACAGTGGATAAATATGCCTGATCTTCTGGAAACTATAGATTTTAAGGACACTTTTCTTGATGCTAGCCACGTTGTGCAAAGCTTTCCAGCTTTCCAGGTAATTACTGTAATCCAATTCTTGTTATCTCGAGGTGGATGTTCGTTTCTATCTATTTGGTCTAACTCTAACATTATTTGAAGGTCACATTCATCAATACTGATGGTACAGAAAACATGCATCCAAGCCCTCCCTTTAGGATCAAGTTGTCCAAGAAAATGAGGGAAATAAGTCATGCTCTACCCGGCAATGTAAATGCCTCTGATACTGCAAGCAAGAACAACATGGTTGATGATGAAGGGTCTCAGAAAGAAAAACTAAGGGTGGAGACTTACATTCCTGCTGACCCAGTGCCATATCCTCAAGATAAACCTAACCAGAACTCAGTGAGGTTTACACCCACTCAGGTACTTTTTAGGTCCTCAACTAAAACTTTTTTATCTGAATACTGCAGGATAGGATGATACTTAAGCTAAACCATCATTTCCGGTGGTGCATATCCTTGAAACAGAACATACCAGGATACCTTAAAAGCATTTCTTGTGAGAAATACAGTATCTTTAGCCCTTATCACATGCACACACCTCGTAGAAACAAATTGAACATTGTAGATATATGGTCACTGGGGGAGAACATTTTTTGTACGTGCCACTTAGTACAACATGACAAGGTGTCATTCAAGGCAAGAGTTTGCAGGCGATCCGCATAAAGATTTTGGCGAGTGCATATGACAAGATTATGGGGGAGAGAGTAGATACACAAGGATTAGGGAGAGAATGTTAGGATAGCCCTTTTAGGATATTTTGGTCTGACTTAGTAGTTGAGGAAGATTAGATAAGGTGAGCTGTAATAGCTGTAGTTTCCAGATCTTGTTAGGTATGAGCTGTCTAGGTTTGCTACGGTAGCACTGACCTAACACCTCTAT from Triticum aestivum cultivar Chinese Spring chromosome 4A, IWGSC CS RefSeq v2.1, whole genome shotgun sequence harbors:
- the LOC123085945 gene encoding RNA helicase aquarius, producing the protein MPKVYGTGVFEFRHPRAAEYPLPAEVSTSAAPDKPPASTGVSITLLDIQRDRLTRAAAEHWGSPAAAAAFDADLVREIYATELRVEGRGRKTVPLHRVMILEVSQYLENYLWPHFDPDDASFEHVMSMILXXXXQFRENVAVWTSFHARKDAFKGFLWRVLKLKEEDRDVSMAEKTNYLLFMINAFQSLEDEIVRETILQVVSLKLWHTLSFGRLQMELCLNPELIKKWTKIKRKEAKEGKKAGKTGNSSEMLENKFLRNLMEEFLEVLDSKVILSSQDGGEESVFNESLSGQVDNSSVLYCERFMEFLIDMLSQLPTRRFLRPLIADVAVVAKCHLSMLYAHEKGRLFAQLVDLLQFYEGFEINDHSGTQLSDDDVLQAHYSRFQAFQLLAFKQVPKLRDLALCNIGSIHKRADLTKKLLVLSDMELQDLVCNKLKIISEKDPWTERRDFLIEVLVAFFEKRQSQKDAVNALPLYPNEQIMWDESLVPSINYSGEGCLALPKLNLQFLTLHDYLLRNFNLFRLESTYEIREDIQEAVPHLHAYINNEGDTSFRGWSRMAVPIKEFRITQVKQPNIGEVKPSAVTADVTFSISSYRPQIKSEWDALKEHDVLFLLSICPSFEPLSPEEAAKSTVSERLGLQYVRGCEVIEIRDEEGGLMNDYTGRVKRDEWKSPKGEIRTVKIALDTAQYHIDATELAEKGAENVYGTFNIIMRRKPKENNFKAILESIRDLMNETCVVPEWLHNIFLGYGNPSAAQWINMPDLLETIDFKDTFLDASHVVQSFPAFQVTFINTDGTENMHPSPPFRIKLSKKMREISHALPGNVNASDTASKNNMVDDEGSQKEKLRVETYIPADPVPYPQDKPNQNSVRFTPTQVGAIISGIQPGLTMVVGPPGTGKTDTAVQILNVLYHNCPSQRTLIITHSNQALNDLFEKIMQRDVPARYLLRLGQGEQELATDLDFSRQGRVNAMLVRRLELLGEVAKLARSLHLPEDVSYTCENAAYFWLLHVYARWEQFLAACVPNKENPSFVKDRFPFSEFFLDTPQPVFTGESFEKDMHAAKGCFKHLSTIFQELEECRAFELLKSTAERANYLMTKQAKIVAMTCTHAALKRRDFLQLGFKYDNLLMEESAQILEIETFIPTLLQRQEDGYARLKRCILIGDHHQLPPVVKNMAFQKYSHMDQSLFTRFVRLGVPYIELNAQGRARPSIAQLYNWRYRELGDLPYVHEEAIFHKANSGFSYEYQLVDVPDYRGRGESAPSPWFYQNEGEAEYIVSVYIYMRLIGYPANKISILTTYNGQKLLIRDVISRRCKPWNIEPPCKVTTVDKFQGQQNDFILLSLVRTRFVGHLRDVRRLIVAMSRARLGLYVFCRRSLFEQCYELQPTFQLLLQRPDKLALNLEECTPSTERPLGEAGNIHYITDVEDIGHLVNFRLEHLRQMQSMQYYAPHANADAAPPETGNGDIVLDNAKDGTEKENGEATDAVNNDKMEEDTVESKDDMVQEVNKMDEGNVTIEDKMGEESADEAKDKMVETTAEVAIENNIVEVNASVAKDKMDEENAVSKGVEQD